The following coding sequences are from one bacterium window:
- a CDS encoding helix-turn-helix domain-containing protein — MSTIQHSLDTLLTLREAAELLGVSRSTLRRWAKQGDLPYVRISTRGDIRIPRAALQQFISDRLSQPEEHL; from the coding sequence ATGTCCACGATTCAACACTCCCTCGACACTCTATTAACGCTGCGGGAAGCCGCGGAGTTGCTGGGAGTTTCCCGCAGCACTCTGCGCCGCTGGGCCAAGCAAGGCGATCTTCCCTACGTCAGAATAAGCACGCGCGGAGACATCCGGATACCGCGTGCAGCTTTGCAGCAATTTATTTCGGACCGGTTAAGCCAACCTGAAGAACATTTATGA